The Rhizobium leguminosarum DNA segment CGGATAGACTTCCTTCATGTAGTCGTTCATCAGCGTTTCGGAAATCGTCGACGGCGTGAAGCGATGCGGGCCGATCTCGAAACCGGTGTCACCTCAGCAGCCGAGCCGGTGAGGAAGCACTCGCTGAAGCCGGGGAACTCTTCCGGCAGGATCGCGCGTTCGATGACCTCGATGCCGCGGCGTTTGGCGAGTTCGATGACGGTCTGGCGGGTGATGCCGTTCAAGAAGCAATCCGGGGTCGGCGTGTGAATGACGCCATCCTTGATGAAGAAGATGTTGGCGCCTGTCGCTTCGGCGACCTGGCCGCGATAATCGAGCATCATCGCATCGGCATAGCCCTTGGCTTCGGCGGCGTGCTTGGAAATGGTGCAGATCATGTAGAGACCGGCAGCCTTGGAGGCGCAGGGCGCAGTCTTCGGATCGGGACGACGGTATTCGGCGATATCGAGGCGGATGCCCTTCAGCTTCTCGGTCGGATTGAAATAGCTGCCCCATTGCCAGATGGCGATGGCGACATTGATGCGATTGGCCTGCGCCGAAACGCCCATCATCTCACTGCCGCGCCAGGCGATCGGCCTGACATAGGCATCCTGGAAACCCTGGCGCTTCAAGAGCTCGACGGTCGCCACGTCGAGTTCCTCGACGGAGTAGGGCACTTTGAAGCCGAGGATCTCGGCGTCCTTCCAGGCGACAAACTCGCCGTTGAACCATATTTCGCCGTCCAACTGGTCGAACGGAACTGAAGCCATCCCTAGTCTCCTCCGACGCTTCAAGCGCCATGGCTGTTGATTGTTGTCCCCATTACGTTTTATCCACAGACGCAAGGGGAAGTCGCGTATTGCGTCGGAGTGCAGGACGGGCCCTGGTTTCCGGGGAAATGCCGAGGAAATAAAAGTCCGTGCGGGGCTCTCCCAGAGGTCGGAAAACAAATTTATGTCAATAAAACTGACATATCTTGGCGGAAGTTTCCCGCGGGGGCGGGAAGAGAAAGGAAATGCCAGAGTGTCACGACAGACCGGCCCGAAAGCAGGCAAGCCAGAGCCGCTGGCCACGCCGATGGAAGATACTGACATCATCGATTTCGAGATTATCGAACAGTTCTTCTTCGCCTATCGCGACTTCGTTTCCGATCCTGACGCCATCCTCGAAAAGAGCGGCTTCGGCCGGGCCCATCACCGCGTCGTGCATTTCGTCAACCGCAACCCCGGCATGACGGTTGCCGATCTTCTCGATACGCTGAGGATTACCAAGCAGAGCCTTGCAAGGGTGCTGAAACAGCTGATCGATTCAGGCTATATTCGCCAGGTGGCAGGCCCCGAGGACCGGCGGCAGCGCAAGCTCTATCCAACGAAATCGGGGCGAGAGCTGGCGCTTGCCCTTGCCGAGCCGCAATCGCGCCGCATTGAGCGGGCATTCGAAGGGGCTTCTGCGGAGGTGCGGGAGGGCGTAAAAGCTTTCCTCAGGGGCATGCGGGACAGACAGAAGGCGGATTGAATGGCGGTCAAGACAGGTATTTCCGACGATGCGGCGCATCTGCTGGTGGTCGACGACGACTCGCGCATCCGCGCGCTGCTCAATCGTTATCTCGCCGAGAACGGTTTCCGCGTCACTGTCGCCGCCGACGGCGCCGAGGCGCAGCGCAAGCTCGCGGGTCTCGATTTCGACCTGATCATCATGGATGTGATGATGCCCGGCGAATCCGGGATCGACGTCACCCGCGGGCTTCGCGCCATCAAGAACGTGCCGATCATCATGCTGACGGCGTTGGCGGAGTCCGGCAACCGTATCGAAGGCCTAGAGGCGGGCGCCGACGACTATCTTTCCAAGCCCTTCGATCCGCGCGAACTGGTGCTGCGCATCAACAACATCCTTCGTCGCAATGCCGGCGGCGAGGGACCGAAGATCGAACAGGTGATGTTCGGCCCCTACACCTTCTCGCTGACCCGCAAGGAGCTGAAGAAGGCCAGCGAGGTGATCCGGCTCACCGACCGCGAGCAGGAAATTATGCTGCTCTTTGCACGGCGCGCCGGTGACACGATCCCCCGCCATGAACTGATCGGCAACGACACCGAGGTCGGCGAGCGCACGATCGACGTGCAGATCAACCGGCTGCGGCGTAAGATCGAGGACGATCCGGCCAATCCCGTCTGGCTGCAGACGGTGCGCGGCATCGGATACAGGCTGAGCATCGACTAGATCTGAGGATAGAGGCCAGGACCGGCGCTAATGGTGACGATCGACAGCTTGCGGCGGGAAGACCGCACTTCTGGGTCGGGCTGGCGCTCGATCGTCCGCTGGCTGCGCCGGCGGCTGCCAACCGGGCTTTACGCGCGCTCGCTGCTGATCATCATCATTCCGATGGTGCTGTTGCAATCCGTCGTCGCCGCCGTTTTCATGGAGCGCCACTGGCAGATGGTGACGGAGCGGCTGTCACTTGCCGTCACCCGCGACATCGCCGCGATCATCGAGATCATCGAGACCTACCCGCAGAATTCGGACTACAACGAGATCATCCGCATCGCCCGCGACCAGCTCAGCCTGCAGATATCGATCGAGCCGGACGGCGACCTGCCGCCGCCACGCGTCAAGCCGTTCTTCTCGATCCTCGACGGCATCCTCAGCGACGAGATCACCGACGAGA contains these protein-coding regions:
- a CDS encoding MarR family winged helix-turn-helix transcriptional regulator, whose translation is MSRQTGPKAGKPEPLATPMEDTDIIDFEIIEQFFFAYRDFVSDPDAILEKSGFGRAHHRVVHFVNRNPGMTVADLLDTLRITKQSLARVLKQLIDSGYIRQVAGPEDRRQRKLYPTKSGRELALALAEPQSRRIERAFEGASAEVREGVKAFLRGMRDRQKAD
- a CDS encoding response regulator, whose amino-acid sequence is MAVKTGISDDAAHLLVVDDDSRIRALLNRYLAENGFRVTVAADGAEAQRKLAGLDFDLIIMDVMMPGESGIDVTRGLRAIKNVPIIMLTALAESGNRIEGLEAGADDYLSKPFDPRELVLRINNILRRNAGGEGPKIEQVMFGPYTFSLTRKELKKASEVIRLTDREQEIMLLFARRAGDTIPRHELIGNDTEVGERTIDVQINRLRRKIEDDPANPVWLQTVRGIGYRLSID